The genomic window GAAAAAAAATCCGGAAAACACAGCGCTTCAATCTTCAATCAGGAAAGATATTGCAGAACTGATGCAGCTTAATATGAGTGCCATTGAGCATAAAAGCAGTGTCGCAGATGCTACGGCAAAAAATGCCATTGCGGCAATTTCGGGAACGGGAATGCTTTGCTTCCTGATTGCCTTTATTTTGATGGTAAATCTGCCTTCCAATATTGCCAACCCCATCAAAAGCCTTACGGAAAGTATCAAGCAGATTGCTAATCAAAATTATAAAGAACGAGTACATTTTGAAAGCAGGAGTGAATTTGGAGAACTGGCAAAATCCTTCAATACGATGGCAGAAAAGCTTCATGAGTATTCTGAAAGTAAGCTGGATAAAATTATTCAGGGAAAACGACGCATAGAAACCCTTATCGACAATATGCATGATCCGGTTATCGGAATTGATGAAAACAAGAAAGTATTGTTTGTAAACGATGAAGCTTTAAAAATTACAGGATTGAAAAAAGAGAACTTCATAGGGAAGCTGATTCAGGATGTTGCCGTAACCAATGATTTGATCAGGGATATTATCAAAGAGATGATTCAGCCGGAGTCTCCAAACACGGTAAAAGAATCTATTAAGATCTATGCTGACGGAAAGGAAAGCTATTTTGACAAGGAGATTATTGACATTAATATCGTTCCTACCGGTGAAGAGCAGAGTCGTTTTATAGGTCAGGTAATTATGCTTAGAAATATTACGCCTTTTAAAGAACTGGATTTGGCAAAGACCAACTTTTTAGGAACGGTTTCTCACGAATTTAAAACCCCAATTTCTTCAATGCAGATGGGGCTGCAGCTGTTAGAAAACGAACAAATCGGGAATTTAAATGAGGAACAAAAAAATCTGGTACACGGCATTAAAGAAGATTCGGATCGGTTATTGAAAATTACCGGAGAACTATTGAATATCACTCAGGTTGAAAGCGGTTTGTTGCAGCTGAACATACAATCTTCAGATATCCGGAATATTATAAAATATGCTGTGGATGCCAATAAATCTGCGGCAGAGCAAAAACAAATTCAATTCAGAATCAATATAGAAGAAGATCTTACCACTGTTTGGGCAGATCATGAGAAAACATCCTGGGTTATTAATAATCTTCTTTCAAATGCCATTCGCTATTCTTATGAAAATTCGGAAATTGAGATTTCTGTAAAAAAGGAAGACGGTAAAATAAAGTTTTCAGTAACCGATTTTGGAAAAGGAATAGAAGAAAAATATCTGAATAAGGTTTTTGACCGTTACTTCAAGATTCCAGGTTCAAGAAAAGAAGGAACCGGATTGGGATTAAGCATAAGCAAAGAGTTTATCGAAGCTCAGGGAGGTAATCTTTATGTAATCAGTGATTTTGGGGCAGGAAGTACTTTTTCTTTTTCATTAAATGAAAAAAAAGAATGCATATAAAAATAAAGGTAAATATTGGAATCTTCAGCTGCCGCAATGCTTACCACTTTAAAGAATAAAGTCTGAAAAAGTGAATAAGGCAGTATTACAATGTAAATAAAGTTATTTTAAAGCTGATAATTCGAAATTACTAAGCGCAAAATAAAGTGAACATAGTTTTCTTCTGCTTCTTTTCTGTTGATAAGCTTATTCTTATATTCATACGAGCTTAAAACCTGTGCAGCCTTTTGGTACGCTTCAAAATCGTCACCTTTTATTTTAATTCTTCCGTTACCGGCTTTCGTATTAATAAGCTCATTATCTAAAGTTCTGACTTTAAATAAAACATGATTCAGTTTTAAACGGGAACGCATAGAACCGACATGTCTTTCAACTATATTCACCTTGAATGAATCAAATACGATATTGTTAAAAACAAGATTAGAGCCGGGCTCCTGCGTATTGAGCTCAAGTGTATAGTTCATAATTTTACTTTTTGCAAATTTACGCAGAAGGAAAAGATATACAAAATAAAAATAGTAGCTATGAGCAATTTTTGCATAAAAAATTTCATAGTATTGTAAAATAACAAGGGTAAACCGGAGAGTTTACCCTTGTTTTCATTATTAGATCATTTTCAAACTAACTAATACAAAGTATTAATTTTTAATTACTTTTTTGGTTGCTTCATTTCCTTTTTTATCTACAATTTGTAAGAAATACATTCCTTTTTCTAAAGAAGAAACGTTGAGTTGGCGACTTTCTTTAGCGGTAGTAACCAGTTGTCCTGCTGTATTATAAATTTTCACAGAGGAAATTTCTTCTTTAGACTGAATATTTAAAACCGATTTTACCGGATTAGGATAGATAGAGAATTCGTTCACATCATCTTTTATAGTATCGCGGGTAGAAAGGAAAGAGGAAAAATCATAATTCTGGGCATAAGGATTGGTAGCACCTAGTCTGTTTTCTCCCCATGTTACAATAAACTGATTTCCGATACCTTTATTCAAAGTGATATTTCCTTTAGCATAAGCTGAAGTACCAATTCCTACACTGCCTCCGGGAAGGATAAAAGTAGAAGGGTTAGTATCATCTAGGATTGTTAAAGAAATGGTAGTAGGGTTAGCTCCGTTAAAATCACTTCCGATTGTGGCAAATACAGGTTTTGCTCCTAACATTTTCAGGTATCCTGCAGGTTGTTTTGAAGTTGAGGTTACAGGATAAATTTGCAACGCATCATCAGATAAAAGTCTGGCACCTGTATTTTTATCATATTTTTGAACAAAAGAACCTATTGAACCTTGAGAACTTGTGGTTAATCGGGAAAGTGCCCAAATATAATTGGACCCTGGATTCATCGCAATAGATGTATTGAACTCAAAATAGAGATTAGAGGTTGCAAAATCTACTCCGTTTATTCCCCAGGGAATACTTCCGTCCGGGGCAATTTTTTGAAGAAAGGAATCTGTTCTTGAAGAATTAGCAGCAGAATACCCCAAATAGAGATTATCATTATCCAGAACGGTGGTATAGTTCGTGTTGTATACGGTAGTTCTGTCCGATAATTTTGTTGGAGTTGCAAACATAGGTGCTCCCGTAGTACTGTTATAACGTTGTGCGAAGAAAGTAGAATTAGTAGTGTATGCTACTGTTCTTGCATGAAATAGAGCCATAAAGCTGCCGTCAGAAAGAACAGCACCTTCTCCAAGGCTTGTTTGGGTGTAGGTGGCAGGAGCAGGAATGGTCTGAGTAGAAGGCCAAAGCAAATTTTTAGAAGACCCGTATTTACCCAATACGGCAGCTCCGTTTTTATAAGAACTGATGTATACTTCGCCTGAAGTTTTACCTGGAAAAACCTTAGGAACATATGCTGTATTTCCTAAATTAAGTCCATCAAGTCCCCAAAGTTCGACACCTGCCGTTGAAATTTTTTGCACATATCCTCTTTGTGTTCCACCTGTTTCCATAAAGGCGACATAAAAATTATTATCATTATCAATTGCTGTATTATAAATAGCAGTGTAGGTAGACATACTGAATGCAGGATCGCCTCCTACATGAACTTCCATACCATTAGGACCAAATAATTTGTTTCCGCTTTGATCAAGAAGTTGAACATACATTTTGAAGTTGGTAGGAGCGGGCTGTGCTACCCAATACGCAAGAAACGTTTTTCCGTCGGAAGTGGTTTGTGAACTGACAGCCGATGCCGTTAAATCTGAAGCCGAGGTGTTGATCGCATAGTTGGTCGTCCATTGTGCTTTACCGCCAAGGGTTCCTAAAAGTGTTAAAAAAATGGCGATTTTTTTCATAAGAATGATTTTAGATATTTCTCTACAACGTTACAGTGAATCAAAATATAAAGCTAATTTTTCACCACCTTAATACCACTTTGACAAGAGAAATTGACCACCTATTTACCACTCAAAATATTTTATATATTGAAAATCAGTTGTTTATTTTTTTAGTGATAAGCAATTAGTATTAATTTTTTCTCTGTTTATTTTACACTACCAGGATCTATTATATTGTAATCATTGAAATTAAAACCAATTTGCTACTAAATATTCTTCAACGGTAATCGGTGAAATTTCAAAATAGAGACAACAGTTGTAATTTCACATTCGAATAGATTTGTTAAATTATTGGAAATTAATATTTTTATAGTGCAAATCATTTTTAATAGCTTACCTTTAAAAAAGAAATACAATTTATGATGACTTAAATTGTACTCTGTTTCAACATATAATAATAAGATGACCAGTAAAATTATAGGGGTAGGCAATTATATACCATCAGAAACAATAACGAATCTATTTTTTGATCAGCATATTTTTCTGAATGAAAAAGGAATTCTCTTAAAAGAAGATAATGCCTCCATTACCAGTAAATTACAAAAGATCACGGGAATCGAAGAAAGAAGATATGCTGCTGCTGACCAGGTTACCTCCGATTTGGGATTAATTGCCGCTCAGGCTGCTATCGAAAACTCCGGGATTGATCCTGAAACACTGGATTATATCATTTTTGCCCATAATTTTGGTGATGTCCGTTCTGGTACCGTTCAGTCTGATATGGTTCCCAGTCTTGCATCAAGAGTGAAACATGCTTTAAAAATCAAAAATAATTTTTGTGTTGCCTATGATGTCGTATTTGGATGTCCGGGTTGGATAGAAGGCGTGATACAAGCAAATGCATTTATAAAATCGGGGATTGCCAAACGTTGTTTGGTAATTGGAGCGGAGACTCTTTCGCGTGTCGTAGACATCCATGATAGGGATAGTATGATTTATGCGGACGGAGCAGGAGCAGTGGTATTGGAAGCCAATAACGAAGACGATTCCGGTTTGAAATCACACTTATCTGCTTCTTATACATTAAACGAAAAGGACTATCTGTATTTTGGAAAATCGTATAATAACGAAAACTGTCAGAATACAAGATATATCAAAATGGACGGACGGAAAATTTATGAGTTCGCCTTATCTAACGTTCCTGTTGCCATGAAAAAATGTTTTGATACCAGCGGATATTCTATACACGAGCTAAGTAAAATAATTATCCATCAGGCGAATGAGAAAATGGATGAAGCCATTATTGATAGGTTTTTTCAGCTGTATGATGTAGCTGTGCCGGAAAATATTATGCCTATGGTCATCCAAAAACTGGGCAACAGCAGTGTAGCGACTATACCCACTCTCCTTACAATGATTTTGAAAGGTGAATTGAAACAGCATGATATCAAAAAAGGAGATATTGTCTTATTTGCTTCTGTAGGAGCCGGAATGAATATCAATGCAATTCTATATAAATTCTAAGGTTATCTTAATGAATTACTTTCGATTTCTCAATGACCTCTTTTTTATGAATTGGATGAAAGGAGACGATTTAACTTAATTTAACATTCATCGCATGTAACAAATATTCCCATATTGGTGTCTTATAGTTGAAAAACATATTTTAATGAAAAATAGTATAGCGCCAATTGCTCTATTAATGGGTACTTTCGTTTTTGCCCAAGCTGAAAAAGACACTATAGAATCAAAAGTAAAAGAAATTGAAACTGTTACTTTTGTTGCCAAAAAACCTACTGTAGAATCCAAAGTAGACCGTACTGTTTTTAATGTGGCCAATAGTTCTATTCTTGCAGGAAATACAACTTGGGATGTGCTGAGGATGACCCCTTTAGTAAGTATTGATAATAATGATGCGATAAAAGCAGAAGGAGAGACCGTTACCGTTTATATCAACGACAGAAAAACAGTTTTTACGGGTAAAGAATTAAAAGAGTATTTAAAGACAATTCCTGCTGACAATCTGATGAAAATAGAGGTGATTACAAGCCCTTCTTCACGTTACGAAGCAACAGGATCGGTAATCAATATTGTTTTAAAGAAACGTGATGATGAAGGAATGAAAGGAAGTGTGACTTTCAATAACAGGCAGAATACCAAAAATTCCCAGTACACGAATCTCAACTTAAACTATCATAAAAAGAATTTTACGCAGACACTTGTTGGCAGTTATGGCGATAACACCAATGTACAGAGCAATTCCAGCCTTTACACCTTGTATGAGGATAACTCGACCACTCAGATTAATTCCAAAACGATTAGAAGATACAAAAGTCCGTCTGTTTCTTCGACTTCAGAATTTGAGCTAAATAACAAAAATACGGTAGGAGTTATTCTGGAATACTACCAAAGCAATTCAGTCTCTACTTCTGATGCGGAAGGCTTAAAAAAAATCAATGGTGAATTTGATAATTCTTATACCCAGAGCCAAAATTCAAATGGGCTGAACCGAAATATAGGAACAAACCTTTTCTATAAATGGTATGATAAAGAAAAGAATAAAATTTTAGATATAAACTTAGGGACAAATTATTATGGTCAGTCAAATGACAGTTATTACATTAAAAATATTGTTTCCGCAGAAGATGGAACATCAACACGGGATATAGGAGTACGTACAGATACCGAAAACAGAAATTACTATCTTAAAATTGATTATACCCAACCGTTAGGGAAATTAGGAGGAAATTTTGAAATTGGGGGTAAAATGAATTTTAACAACAATGTAATTCCTAATGATTTGTACGGGAATAATCTTGGAAATCTCAGCAGGAATGATATCTTCCATTATGAAGATAACCTCAGCTCGATCTATGCAAACTATAGCAAGACCTTCTTTAAAAAACTAGAAACAAGAGTAGGACTTCGCTACGAATATATTGATTATAAAATCCGACAGGATATTGCAGGAAACACAAGAAGAGAGTCTTACGGAAAATTTTTGCCAAATATTTTATTGAAATATTCTTTTTCAGATAAGTATGATCTAAGCTTAACGTATAATAAAAACATATGGCGACCTTGGTATGCTGAATTCAATCCATTTTTAATTCCTAATAATGACGGCTTCTACAATCGAGGAAACCTTGATTTGGAGCCGAATCCCAGCGACAGGGTTTATATGAAACTGGGAATTTTGAAAAAATATTTTATTTCAGCAAGATATATGTTTACCGATCAGGATTATTGGACAGATTATGTACAGGGAACTATTCAGAATTCTCAGGGAAAAGAGCAGAAGATAACCATTACCCAGCCTTCTAATTTTGCAGGGAAAGTTCATAAATACTATATTTTTGCGAATACCAATCAAACGTTCTTTAAAAATAAATTTACGGTAAATCTTGGTTTGGGTTGGTATTATATCGACAACAGCGATTTTAACCAGAAAAATAAATTGGAAGGGGCAAACAATTATATCAGCTATTTGAGCGCTTCAACTAACCTTTCATACACTAATCTCTTTAATAAAAACATCAATCTGAGCGCATGGGTTGAAGCTTCCAATCAAAATAACGGAAACTCTACAACCAATAAACCTAATATTTTCCATAATATTTCTGCAACGAAAATATTTCCGAAAACGCAAATGGAGGTCAGCCTTCAGCTGATGAATATTTTCCAGAGACCGAATTACGATGCTACAACTTTCACGCAGGGCGGAACTTTCAGAAATGCTTCTAAATGGGATTGGTACGGAGCTTCCATCTCATTCGTAAAACGATTTGGAAACCAGAAGGTAAAAGAGAATACCAAAACCGATGCGGAAAAAAACGGTGGTGGCGGAAAATAATTGAGGATTTTTTAATTGAAACGGATCATGATCTTCTCATGGTCCGTCTTTTATATTTGATAATTTTTGCGTAATATGCATTGTATTAATATGAAAAAAAAATAATTATGACCAAAATTTTACACATTCATCAAAAAACAAAGCTTGTCACGTCACTTTTTTTTCTGGTATTCTCAATTCTCTTGTTTACATCAGTAAAGGCACAAAACTACCAATGGCAATGGGCAAAGAAAGGAGGGGGAAATCAAAATAGCGGTACTTTCGATTATGATTCCGAACAAATTTATGATATGAAAATTGGTAGTGATAACAACTATTATTTTATAGGATCTATTCAGGGAAATACAGCTGTTAATCTAAACAATGTTCCGGTTACCACTTATAATTCTTCACTGGGAGGGAATGATGTTTTTATCTTTTCTACCACTTGCGATGGTACAATTCGCTGGAGCCAGTCTATCGGGGGAGGAGATATATTTGATTCTTCCTATAATCTGGTGTTGGATAATCAGAATAATGTATATGTAGGAGTGTTTGTAGGGCATGCAGAGCATCAGATAAATGTCCATTTCAGCCCCACTGAAACATTACCGGGAGTACCTGCCAATGCAAATGTATATAGTGATTATTACAAAAATACATTCCTGGTAAAATATGACTCAAATGGAAATTTTATTAAAAAAGCAGCCTTGGAAGGAGATAAAAATGGGTACAGTCATTCTTCTCAAATTCTGGATCTGGTAATAGACTCGAACAATAATCTTCATTTTATTGCCGGGTTTGGCAGCGGAAATCACTTAAATGGTAATTTAACAGTACCTTCTTCAGCAACCAATCTGTCTCCCAACTATTATTTGATAAAATATGATAACAATCTGAATTATATAAGCAATATACAATTGCCGTTAAGTGCAGGTTCTGGATTTGCGGGAATGAATAACATCAGATTTGCTTTTGATGAAAGCTTAAACCGTTTTTATATTATAGGAAGCCGTTCCGTAAACGTTACATCCCAACCTATACCATTGGTATATGAAAATAAAGCAATTGTCAATAGATCATATTTGTTAGCTGTCAACGGAACCAATGGTAGTGAAGTATTCCGTAGAGAAATATATACTGATCCTACTGTTAGCACAATGTTGCCTGCTAATATTTTTAATTCAATAGCAATAGATGCTAATTCAGACATCTACGTTACCGGGAATGTTTTTTTGGGAGCTGCCAATAGTTCAATTAAAATATATGACCCTAATAATCCCGGTACGACATCATCTGTTTTTTATCCTACTGTTGCTGCCAATACCCCATTTATTGCAAAAATTGATAAATTCGGGCAAACTCAGTGGTTGAAGACTCCGGGACTTGTATCTTCTAACAATTCGTATTCTATTATTTTATCCGTTAGAGGAATCACGTTAAATGGTGATGAAGTAGCTGTGGGAGGTTCTGCTTCTTATTTTACATGGGATAGCTTTGTGTACAATAATATTCAGAACTATCAGCCGGATCCGGTTTTGTTACGTTTTAATAAACAAACAGGAACAGCCATTGGATTGCACGCAATAAAAGGATCTTTTGGGAATACAGAACATATGACTGCTGTCACAAAAGATAATGACGGGAACTATGTAGTGGGAGGATCTTTTGTATCTACTTTATTTGGAGCCCCTTCAAATGTTCCGTCATTGGTAGGAAATGCTACGTATGATTTTTATATAGCAAAACTGGCTGCAACAACTTGTGGAGTAAAAGTGATGGCAACCAATGAGCTAAGTGGTTTTGATGTAGGTATTTACCCTAATCCTGCTACAGATTTTATTTATATTAAAACTAAAGATGTTGTAGATGATTATGAAATTTATAATTCAGTAGGTCAGTTGGTTCGTCAAGGCAAATTGGGGAAAGAAAATGAAATTAATCTTCATAATTTACCTTCTTCTGTTTATATGATAAAAGTGTATAATGTAAAAGGTGAGAGTAGTGCTTTAAAAGTAATTAAGAAATAATATATTTAAAATCATACTGATTAATATATGATGAAATGACACCGTGTTATGGTGTCATTTTTTATGGGTCTTAAATATATAAAATATTATCCTTTCGGAGATTTTGAGGTGAACAGCATATAAGCCAAACCCAATCCCATGCCTGCAAAAACAGCCAGAGTTGTTTTTCTGGAGAGTACAGGAAACATAGTCTCACCATAAATGCGGTGAGGCTCTGATGACGGAGTAAGTACATTTCCGGCTTCGTCGGGCGCTTTCTTTACTCTCATAAAAACCCTCATCGCCGCGGAAGCGGTATTCATGATAGGTTTTGGAAGTAATCCATATGCATTTTTGAGGATCATGGAAGTGAAATCAGGGAAAAGGTCTTTTTTTGGATGTTTTGCAAGTTGTACAATGCTTGCGGCAGTATCTCTCGGGTCTGTTGCAAAGGGAGGTATTTTAAAATCCAGCCCCGAATATTTTGCAGAATGCATATTTCCCGTCGATCTTTGAATTTGCGGATAAAAATTACAGATATGAATACCGGAGAAGTCGGAAACTTCACCCTGAAGACAATCCATCATCCCGCGAATTCCGAATTTTGCCGCAGAATAAGCCGCACTGTATGGAGCAGGCATAAAACCTCCGATCGAAATATTATTGATAAGGATACCTTCCTGCTGTTTTTTGAAAATGGGTAAAACGCTGTATGCACCGTGCATATAACCGAATAAATTGGTTTTTATCACTTGTTCGTTCAGTTCCATCGGGATTTCTTCAAACTTTCCGCTTGCCATCACTCCTGCATTGTTTACCCAGATATCAATTCTTCCGTTAAACTGCAAAGCTTTATTAGCCAGGTTCTGAACATCTTCAGCTATGGAAACATCAGTGAGAACAGCCATTGCCGCAACATCCAGATCTCTGCACAGAGTCACGGTTTCATCAAGTCCTTCTCTTCCTCTTGCGGCAACTACAATATTGCAGCCTTCTAACGCAAAAGCTTCTGCAGTAGCCCTTCCAATACCACTACTTCCACCGGTAATGACAACCGTTTTTCCTCTTAAACTTTTTTGTAATAGATCAGCTGATTTC from Chryseobacterium camelliae includes these protein-coding regions:
- a CDS encoding ATP-binding protein, with amino-acid sequence MKIKTKLNIGVGLLFIMIIVLSVLGAWYINLLKKDTNNILKANYNTLQYSRNMLLALEEINSDPLAFNVFEKQLEKQKKNVTEPGEKEATDNVVIHFQVLKKNPENTALQSSIRKDIAELMQLNMSAIEHKSSVADATAKNAIAAISGTGMLCFLIAFILMVNLPSNIANPIKSLTESIKQIANQNYKERVHFESRSEFGELAKSFNTMAEKLHEYSESKLDKIIQGKRRIETLIDNMHDPVIGIDENKKVLFVNDEALKITGLKKENFIGKLIQDVAVTNDLIRDIIKEMIQPESPNTVKESIKIYADGKESYFDKEIIDINIVPTGEEQSRFIGQVIMLRNITPFKELDLAKTNFLGTVSHEFKTPISSMQMGLQLLENEQIGNLNEEQKNLVHGIKEDSDRLLKITGELLNITQVESGLLQLNIQSSDIRNIIKYAVDANKSAAEQKQIQFRINIEEDLTTVWADHEKTSWVINNLLSNAIRYSYENSEIEISVKKEDGKIKFSVTDFGKGIEEKYLNKVFDRYFKIPGSRKEGTGLGLSISKEFIEAQGGNLYVISDFGAGSTFSFSLNEKKECI
- a CDS encoding prevent-host-death protein; this translates as MNYTLELNTQEPGSNLVFNNIVFDSFKVNIVERHVGSMRSRLKLNHVLFKVRTLDNELINTKAGNGRIKIKGDDFEAYQKAAQVLSSYEYKNKLINRKEAEENYVHFILRLVISNYQL
- a CDS encoding T9SS type A sorting domain-containing protein — protein: MKKIAIFLTLLGTLGGKAQWTTNYAINTSASDLTASAVSSQTTSDGKTFLAYWVAQPAPTNFKMYVQLLDQSGNKLFGPNGMEVHVGGDPAFSMSTYTAIYNTAIDNDNNFYVAFMETGGTQRGYVQKISTAGVELWGLDGLNLGNTAYVPKVFPGKTSGEVYISSYKNGAAVLGKYGSSKNLLWPSTQTIPAPATYTQTSLGEGAVLSDGSFMALFHARTVAYTTNSTFFAQRYNSTTGAPMFATPTKLSDRTTVYNTNYTTVLDNDNLYLGYSAANSSRTDSFLQKIAPDGSIPWGINGVDFATSNLYFEFNTSIAMNPGSNYIWALSRLTTSSQGSIGSFVQKYDKNTGARLLSDDALQIYPVTSTSKQPAGYLKMLGAKPVFATIGSDFNGANPTTISLTILDDTNPSTFILPGGSVGIGTSAYAKGNITLNKGIGNQFIVTWGENRLGATNPYAQNYDFSSFLSTRDTIKDDVNEFSIYPNPVKSVLNIQSKEEISSVKIYNTAGQLVTTAKESRQLNVSSLEKGMYFLQIVDKKGNEATKKVIKN
- a CDS encoding 3-oxoacyl-ACP synthase III family protein — protein: MTSKIIGVGNYIPSETITNLFFDQHIFLNEKGILLKEDNASITSKLQKITGIEERRYAAADQVTSDLGLIAAQAAIENSGIDPETLDYIIFAHNFGDVRSGTVQSDMVPSLASRVKHALKIKNNFCVAYDVVFGCPGWIEGVIQANAFIKSGIAKRCLVIGAETLSRVVDIHDRDSMIYADGAGAVVLEANNEDDSGLKSHLSASYTLNEKDYLYFGKSYNNENCQNTRYIKMDGRKIYEFALSNVPVAMKKCFDTSGYSIHELSKIIIHQANEKMDEAIIDRFFQLYDVAVPENIMPMVIQKLGNSSVATIPTLLTMILKGELKQHDIKKGDIVLFASVGAGMNINAILYKF
- a CDS encoding outer membrane beta-barrel protein, whose protein sequence is MKNSIAPIALLMGTFVFAQAEKDTIESKVKEIETVTFVAKKPTVESKVDRTVFNVANSSILAGNTTWDVLRMTPLVSIDNNDAIKAEGETVTVYINDRKTVFTGKELKEYLKTIPADNLMKIEVITSPSSRYEATGSVINIVLKKRDDEGMKGSVTFNNRQNTKNSQYTNLNLNYHKKNFTQTLVGSYGDNTNVQSNSSLYTLYEDNSTTQINSKTIRRYKSPSVSSTSEFELNNKNTVGVILEYYQSNSVSTSDAEGLKKINGEFDNSYTQSQNSNGLNRNIGTNLFYKWYDKEKNKILDINLGTNYYGQSNDSYYIKNIVSAEDGTSTRDIGVRTDTENRNYYLKIDYTQPLGKLGGNFEIGGKMNFNNNVIPNDLYGNNLGNLSRNDIFHYEDNLSSIYANYSKTFFKKLETRVGLRYEYIDYKIRQDIAGNTRRESYGKFLPNILLKYSFSDKYDLSLTYNKNIWRPWYAEFNPFLIPNNDGFYNRGNLDLEPNPSDRVYMKLGILKKYFISARYMFTDQDYWTDYVQGTIQNSQGKEQKITITQPSNFAGKVHKYYIFANTNQTFFKNKFTVNLGLGWYYIDNSDFNQKNKLEGANNYISYLSASTNLSYTNLFNKNINLSAWVEASNQNNGNSTTNKPNIFHNISATKIFPKTQMEVSLQLMNIFQRPNYDATTFTQGGTFRNASKWDWYGASISFVKRFGNQKVKENTKTDAEKNGGGGK
- a CDS encoding T9SS type A sorting domain-containing protein, translated to MTKILHIHQKTKLVTSLFFLVFSILLFTSVKAQNYQWQWAKKGGGNQNSGTFDYDSEQIYDMKIGSDNNYYFIGSIQGNTAVNLNNVPVTTYNSSLGGNDVFIFSTTCDGTIRWSQSIGGGDIFDSSYNLVLDNQNNVYVGVFVGHAEHQINVHFSPTETLPGVPANANVYSDYYKNTFLVKYDSNGNFIKKAALEGDKNGYSHSSQILDLVIDSNNNLHFIAGFGSGNHLNGNLTVPSSATNLSPNYYLIKYDNNLNYISNIQLPLSAGSGFAGMNNIRFAFDESLNRFYIIGSRSVNVTSQPIPLVYENKAIVNRSYLLAVNGTNGSEVFRREIYTDPTVSTMLPANIFNSIAIDANSDIYVTGNVFLGAANSSIKIYDPNNPGTTSSVFYPTVAANTPFIAKIDKFGQTQWLKTPGLVSSNNSYSIILSVRGITLNGDEVAVGGSASYFTWDSFVYNNIQNYQPDPVLLRFNKQTGTAIGLHAIKGSFGNTEHMTAVTKDNDGNYVVGGSFVSTLFGAPSNVPSLVGNATYDFYIAKLAATTCGVKVMATNELSGFDVGIYPNPATDFIYIKTKDVVDDYEIYNSVGQLVRQGKLGKENEINLHNLPSSVYMIKVYNVKGESSALKVIKK
- a CDS encoding SDR family oxidoreductase; protein product: MKSADLLQKSLRGKTVVITGGSSGIGRATAEAFALEGCNIVVAARGREGLDETVTLCRDLDVAAMAVLTDVSIAEDVQNLANKALQFNGRIDIWVNNAGVMASGKFEEIPMELNEQVIKTNLFGYMHGAYSVLPIFKKQQEGILINNISIGGFMPAPYSAAYSAAKFGIRGMMDCLQGEVSDFSGIHICNFYPQIQRSTGNMHSAKYSGLDFKIPPFATDPRDTAASIVQLAKHPKKDLFPDFTSMILKNAYGLLPKPIMNTASAAMRVFMRVKKAPDEAGNVLTPSSEPHRIYGETMFPVLSRKTTLAVFAGMGLGLAYMLFTSKSPKG